From the genome of Bosea sp. Tri-49, one region includes:
- a CDS encoding MurR/RpiR family transcriptional regulator has product MPASSQGEATQETFEALRQRLRNRFDQLSPHLQRIARSALEKPNDFALNTVVVIAGELEVQPSTLIRFAKEFGYRGFSEMQRVFRLRLIEGAPRAREEVFARQTSPQEARDFGGLLNGCVDALIASLEDLRRTISPESLEKATAMLRQAEHVYIAGLRRSRPIATYLAYGLTRCERQCSLLDFGSGMAAEQIATMRSGDLLVAIAFTPYTQSVVDITLDTHLSGKRILVLTDVPESPLARHADLAFLVDNSATSQFRPISGAIALVQTLITGLGGG; this is encoded by the coding sequence GTGCCTGCGTCTTCTCAGGGAGAGGCCACGCAGGAGACGTTCGAGGCGCTGCGCCAGCGTCTGCGCAATCGCTTCGATCAACTCAGTCCGCACCTGCAGCGCATCGCGCGGTCGGCACTGGAGAAGCCCAATGATTTTGCCTTGAACACCGTGGTCGTCATCGCCGGCGAACTCGAGGTCCAGCCATCGACGCTGATCCGTTTCGCCAAGGAATTCGGTTATCGCGGCTTCTCCGAGATGCAGCGGGTCTTCCGGCTGCGCTTGATCGAGGGCGCCCCCCGCGCACGCGAAGAGGTTTTCGCTCGGCAGACTTCCCCGCAAGAGGCGCGGGATTTCGGCGGCCTGCTGAACGGCTGCGTCGATGCGCTCATCGCCTCGCTGGAGGACCTGCGGCGGACCATTTCGCCAGAGTCGCTGGAGAAGGCGACGGCGATGCTACGCCAGGCCGAGCATGTCTACATCGCCGGCCTGCGCCGCTCGCGGCCGATCGCGACCTATCTGGCCTATGGCCTGACGCGCTGCGAACGGCAGTGCAGCCTGCTCGATTTCGGCAGCGGCATGGCAGCCGAACAAATCGCCACCATGCGCTCCGGCGACCTCCTGGTCGCGATCGCCTTCACGCCCTACACGCAGTCGGTGGTCGACATCACGCTCGACACCCACCTCAGCGGCAAACGTATCCTTGTCCTGACCGACGTACCCGAAAGCCCCCTGGCGCGCCACGCGGACCTGGCTTTCCTCGTCGACAACTCAGCCACCAGCCAGTTCAGGCCGATTTCAGGGGCGATCGCGCTCGTGCAGACCTTGATCACCGGGTTGGGCGGGGGATGA
- a CDS encoding ABC transporter substrate-binding protein, with protein MSKIKISRRGLLGAAGAASAVSLFAGPWQHNRVWAQGAAKPLRIGITADASGMYANSGASDKRGMAMAIAEANERGGVLGRKVEFVHIDTETTAATGSRVAERMISREQCGFLVGAVHSGVANAISQVAQKYGVVYINTNSSSPTEAGQNCHRVKFVFDGNGTNFAKAAVKSAIERFGPDWMLLTNDYVWGHDTAAATKTLLKEYGGKVMEEVLIPQGTRDFTSALLKVQQRKPGVISAAIGGDDQKAMRQQVVQLKMGDKPAWINSQQDWDDVYGLPIETLFGVFGTTWYYRLDLPGVADFVKRYQAMYPETAMRSPGNVFYNGYMAIRELLGAVERAGTTNNIAVIKALEGHRISARDRMQHFDASIDAQTHQVQQTIYLATANKAPKEKDDIFEVLSQAKAEDVRDTDSAKLCKLEPYEQTPTFDA; from the coding sequence ATGTCGAAGATCAAGATCTCACGGCGCGGCTTGTTGGGAGCCGCCGGCGCCGCGTCCGCAGTCTCGCTGTTTGCAGGCCCGTGGCAGCACAATCGCGTCTGGGCGCAGGGCGCGGCCAAGCCGCTCCGGATCGGCATCACAGCCGATGCCAGCGGCATGTATGCGAACTCCGGCGCCAGCGACAAGCGCGGCATGGCGATGGCGATCGCCGAAGCCAATGAGCGCGGCGGCGTGCTCGGCCGCAAGGTCGAGTTCGTCCATATCGACACCGAGACGACGGCCGCCACCGGCAGCCGCGTAGCGGAACGGATGATCAGCCGCGAGCAATGCGGCTTCCTCGTCGGCGCGGTCCATTCCGGCGTCGCCAACGCGATCAGCCAGGTCGCCCAGAAATACGGCGTGGTCTACATCAACACCAACTCGTCCTCGCCGACCGAGGCTGGCCAGAACTGCCACCGCGTCAAGTTCGTGTTCGACGGCAACGGCACCAATTTCGCCAAGGCTGCGGTCAAGAGCGCGATCGAGCGCTTCGGGCCGGACTGGATGCTGCTGACCAACGACTATGTCTGGGGCCATGATACTGCCGCCGCGACCAAGACCCTGCTGAAGGAGTATGGCGGCAAGGTCATGGAAGAGGTGCTGATCCCGCAAGGCACCCGCGACTTCACCTCCGCCTTGCTCAAGGTGCAGCAGCGCAAGCCCGGCGTCATCTCGGCGGCGATCGGCGGTGACGACCAGAAGGCGATGCGCCAGCAGGTCGTCCAGCTCAAGATGGGCGACAAGCCGGCCTGGATCAACAGCCAGCAGGACTGGGACGACGTCTACGGCCTGCCGATCGAGACCCTGTTCGGCGTGTTCGGTACGACCTGGTACTACCGCCTCGACCTTCCGGGCGTCGCCGACTTCGTCAAGCGCTACCAGGCGATGTATCCCGAGACCGCCATGCGCTCGCCTGGCAACGTCTTCTATAATGGCTACATGGCGATACGAGAGCTGCTCGGCGCCGTGGAGCGGGCCGGCACGACCAACAACATCGCCGTGATCAAGGCGCTTGAAGGCCACAGGATTTCGGCCAGGGACCGCATGCAGCATTTCGATGCGAGCATCGATGCCCAGACGCATCAGGTGCAGCAGACGATCTATCTCGCGACCGCCAACAAGGCGCCCAAGGAGAAGGACGACATCTTCGAGGTCCTGAGCCAGGCCAAGGCGGAGGATGTGCGGGACACCGATTCCGCCAAGCTCTGCAAACTGGAGCCTTACGAACAGACGCCGACCTTCGATGCCTGA
- a CDS encoding branched-chain amino acid ABC transporter permease gives MIDLLPHIINGLTLGLLFALIALGFTLIVGVMEVINLAHGSLFAIGAYFALTVIAGSWFAGTPFGAWWLSLPLGLRYVLALALGPALAGLAGMLLELCLRPTYGKPPLYGLLLTFGAALVIEELIRLVWGTGEQNLALPQAINGAFLLNGMIFSTYRFFAAGFSIAAIIAVWLFLERTSAGAVIKAGAHDSEMVRALGYDLARLRLVVFGFGAALAGLAGVVMVPIWGLRPHVGVDIVIPAFLIIVIGGVGSFWGAVIAALLVGLAIGITGAYAAAWSTMSMYLLLIAILGFRSRGLLGRKSALEN, from the coding sequence ATGATCGATCTTCTGCCGCATATCATCAACGGCCTGACGCTGGGCCTGCTCTTCGCCCTGATCGCCCTTGGCTTCACCCTGATCGTCGGCGTGATGGAGGTGATCAATCTCGCCCACGGCTCGCTGTTCGCGATCGGCGCCTATTTCGCGCTGACGGTGATTGCCGGCAGCTGGTTTGCCGGAACGCCTTTCGGCGCCTGGTGGCTGAGCCTGCCGCTCGGCCTACGCTATGTGCTGGCGCTCGCCCTCGGGCCAGCGCTTGCCGGGCTCGCCGGCATGCTGCTCGAGCTCTGCCTGCGCCCGACCTATGGCAAGCCGCCGCTCTACGGGCTGCTGCTGACCTTCGGCGCCGCTCTGGTCATCGAGGAGCTGATCCGGCTCGTCTGGGGCACGGGCGAGCAGAACCTGGCCCTGCCGCAGGCGATCAACGGCGCCTTCCTGCTGAACGGCATGATCTTCTCGACCTACCGCTTCTTCGCCGCCGGCTTCAGCATCGCCGCGATCATCGCCGTCTGGCTGTTCCTGGAGCGCACCTCGGCCGGCGCGGTGATCAAGGCTGGCGCGCATGACAGCGAGATGGTCCGGGCCCTCGGCTACGATCTCGCCAGGCTCAGGCTCGTCGTCTTCGGCTTCGGCGCTGCGCTAGCCGGGCTCGCCGGCGTGGTGATGGTGCCGATCTGGGGGCTTCGCCCGCATGTCGGCGTCGATATCGTGATCCCGGCCTTCCTCATCATCGTCATCGGCGGCGTCGGCAGCTTCTGGGGCGCCGTCATCGCGGCCCTGCTCGTCGGTCTCGCCATCGGAATCACCGGCGCCTATGCGGCGGCCTGGTCGACGATGTCGATGTACCTGCTTCTGATCGCGATCCTCGGCTTCCGCAGCCGCGGCCTGCTCGGCCGCAAGAGCGCCCTGGAAAATTGA
- a CDS encoding branched-chain amino acid ABC transporter permease, with protein MISLSDIPARPSAWITPPMIVLALLLLAAPDLLPAVGLYQYLGIEIAIWIGFALGFNLLFGYTGLHSFGHGAYLGIGAYAFGLFQHHVAVSLWGGLLAAVLAAGVAGALVGAFLSHRRGIYYALLTIGFGQIFWFLAMKLHRVTGGEDGLLGIPRPPLTLGPWQLALTDNRTLFYFAAALLMIVVVLCWRLANSPFGRVLQAIRQHETRARFVGYEVWRFKWAVFTLSAMLAGLAGSLLAMAQQSAYPDVMSLHQSGLIVMMVLVGGGLVSFWGPVLGVVFYFVARDVLGGLTETWLLWYGLIFMAMVMLRPEGLAGMLHGLLRRRPALKPTTAPAPATEAA; from the coding sequence ATGATCTCGCTCTCGGACATCCCCGCGCGCCCATCGGCCTGGATCACGCCGCCGATGATCGTGCTCGCCCTGCTGCTGCTGGCCGCGCCGGACCTGCTGCCTGCCGTCGGGCTCTATCAGTATCTCGGCATCGAGATCGCGATCTGGATCGGCTTCGCACTCGGGTTCAACCTGCTGTTCGGCTATACCGGCCTGCACTCCTTCGGCCATGGCGCCTATCTCGGCATCGGCGCCTATGCCTTCGGGCTGTTCCAGCACCATGTCGCAGTCAGCCTGTGGGGTGGGCTGCTGGCCGCCGTGCTGGCGGCCGGGGTCGCAGGCGCCCTTGTCGGGGCATTCCTCTCCCATCGCCGCGGCATCTACTATGCGCTGCTGACGATCGGCTTCGGCCAGATCTTCTGGTTCCTCGCGATGAAGCTCCATCGCGTCACCGGCGGCGAGGACGGGTTGCTCGGCATTCCGCGCCCGCCGCTGACGCTCGGGCCCTGGCAGCTCGCGCTCACCGACAACCGCACGCTGTTCTATTTCGCGGCTGCGCTGCTGATGATCGTCGTGGTGCTGTGCTGGCGGCTGGCGAACTCGCCCTTCGGCCGCGTGCTGCAGGCCATCCGCCAGCACGAGACCCGCGCGCGCTTCGTCGGCTACGAGGTCTGGCGCTTCAAATGGGCCGTCTTCACGCTGTCTGCGATGCTCGCCGGCCTCGCCGGGAGCCTGCTCGCGATGGCCCAGCAGAGCGCTTATCCCGATGTGATGAGCCTGCATCAATCCGGCCTCATCGTGATGATGGTCCTCGTCGGCGGCGGCCTTGTGAGCTTCTGGGGACCGGTGCTGGGCGTGGTGTTCTACTTCGTCGCCCGCGACGTCCTCGGCGGCCTGACCGAGACCTGGCTGCTCTGGTACGGCCTGATCTTCATGGCGATGGTGATGCTGCGGCCGGAAGGCCTGGCGGGCATGCTGCACGGGCTGTTGCGGCGCAGGCCTGCCCTGAAGCCGACTACAGCGCCGGCCCCCGCGACGGAGGCCGCGTGA
- a CDS encoding ABC transporter ATP-binding protein yields the protein MALFEARNIHKRFGSRVVLENISLSFEAGQVSGIMGPNGAGKSTCFHVLTGQHKPDRGEVVFDGQRISGLPPQRIARMGVSRSFQLMNLFDDTVVIENVMLALPAFRKRRLRAMSAVFSDTALIDQALAVLDQVGLAARAWDAAASLSYGDRRALEIAVALAAQPRILFLDEPTSGLGVEATRRLALLVKRLRERYTIVMIEHDMRFLFELADRISVIHWGQVIAEGTPAQLSDNKWVRRSALAEATHA from the coding sequence ATGGCGCTCTTCGAGGCTCGCAACATCCATAAGCGCTTCGGCTCGCGCGTTGTGCTGGAGAACATTTCGCTCTCCTTCGAGGCCGGCCAGGTCAGCGGCATCATGGGTCCCAACGGGGCCGGCAAGTCGACCTGCTTTCATGTCCTCACCGGCCAGCACAAGCCCGATCGCGGCGAGGTCGTGTTCGACGGCCAGCGGATCTCGGGCCTGCCGCCGCAGCGCATCGCCCGGATGGGCGTCTCGCGCTCCTTCCAGCTGATGAACCTGTTCGACGACACGGTCGTCATCGAGAACGTCATGCTGGCGCTGCCGGCCTTCCGGAAACGCCGGCTGCGCGCGATGTCGGCGGTGTTCTCGGATACCGCCCTCATCGATCAGGCGCTGGCCGTGCTCGATCAGGTCGGCCTTGCCGCACGCGCCTGGGACGCTGCCGCATCGCTCAGCTATGGCGACCGCCGCGCGCTGGAGATCGCCGTCGCGCTCGCGGCCCAGCCCCGCATCCTCTTCTTGGACGAGCCGACATCAGGCCTCGGCGTGGAGGCGACGCGCCGCCTCGCCTTGCTCGTGAAGCGGCTGCGCGAGCGCTACACGATCGTGATGATCGAGCACGACATGCGCTTCCTGTTCGAGCTCGCCGACCGGATTTCGGTGATCCACTGGGGTCAGGTCATCGCCGAGGGAACGCCGGCCCAGCTCAGCGACAACAAATGGGTGCGGCGCTCGGCCCTGGCGGAGGCAACCCATGCTTGA
- a CDS encoding ABC transporter ATP-binding protein has protein sequence MLEVRDIETFYGETQALFGTSLRVGEAEVVSLLGANGAGKTTTIRSILGLTPPRRGQIHFDGQDITRHPTHRISAMGIGWVPDDRRVFPTLTVARNLQIGMRKTRFRSWQVSEMFSIFSALEHLMPRECENLSGGEMQMVAISRALLGSPGLVLLDEPSQGLAPKIVQDVLSTVRRLKAEGISVLIVEQNALAALEVSDRAYVMDRGRIVHEGPARALLDDSSRRQRLIGM, from the coding sequence ATGCTTGAGGTCCGCGACATCGAAACCTTCTATGGCGAGACCCAGGCCCTGTTCGGCACCTCGCTACGGGTCGGCGAGGCTGAGGTGGTCTCGCTGCTCGGTGCCAACGGCGCCGGCAAGACCACGACCATCCGCTCGATCCTGGGTCTGACGCCGCCGCGGCGCGGGCAGATCCATTTCGACGGGCAGGACATCACCCGCCACCCGACGCATCGCATCTCGGCCATGGGCATCGGTTGGGTGCCGGACGATCGCCGTGTCTTCCCGACGCTGACCGTCGCACGCAACCTGCAGATCGGCATGCGCAAGACCCGTTTCCGGTCCTGGCAGGTCAGCGAGATGTTCTCGATATTCTCGGCGCTCGAACATCTGATGCCGCGCGAATGCGAGAACCTCTCCGGCGGCGAGATGCAGATGGTCGCGATCTCGCGGGCGCTGCTCGGCTCGCCGGGACTCGTCCTGCTCGACGAGCCGAGCCAGGGGCTTGCGCCCAAGATCGTCCAGGACGTGCTGTCGACAGTGCGGCGCCTCAAGGCCGAAGGCATCTCCGTGCTGATCGTCGAGCAGAACGCGCTCGCCGCGCTCGAGGTCTCGGACCGCGCCTATGTCATGGACCGCGGCCGGATCGTCCATGAGGGACCGGCCCGCGCTCTGCTCGACGACAGCTCCCGGCGCCAGCGCCTGATCGGAATGTGA
- a CDS encoding ATP-binding cassette domain-containing protein, translating into MSAMLDVSNLSKIYTRGRFDRTPTFRLDADFRIEEPAIVGMMGPNGSGKTTLFELITGSNSPTSGKVEVCGRDIHRVRTDERDRLAIHYHQSYQVRHFRSLRPNALMQRAGSEYPLVHLFDEPQFNTQDGYIGFMLDFFRRLRAERRLVFLCVHPNERFHLEILEEICERFIFVNKGVVTPLPDYAGLLAHEPARAYLGTLLTDRAAALEPAA; encoded by the coding sequence ATGAGCGCCATGCTTGACGTCAGTAACTTGTCGAAGATCTACACGCGCGGCCGTTTCGACCGAACGCCGACCTTTAGGCTCGACGCGGATTTCCGCATCGAGGAACCGGCGATCGTCGGCATGATGGGCCCCAACGGCTCGGGCAAGACGACGCTGTTCGAGCTGATCACCGGCTCGAACAGCCCGACATCCGGCAAGGTCGAGGTCTGCGGCCGCGACATCCACCGCGTCCGCACCGACGAGCGCGACCGCCTCGCCATCCACTACCACCAGTCCTACCAGGTCCGGCATTTCCGCTCGCTTCGTCCCAATGCGCTGATGCAGCGTGCCGGCAGCGAGTATCCGCTGGTCCATCTTTTCGACGAGCCGCAGTTCAACACGCAGGACGGCTATATCGGCTTCATGCTGGATTTCTTCCGGCGGCTGCGAGCTGAGCGCCGGCTGGTCTTCCTCTGCGTCCACCCGAACGAGCGCTTCCACCTCGAGATCCTCGAGGAGATCTGCGAGCGCTTCATCTTCGTCAACAAGGGCGTCGTCACGCCCTTGCCGGACTATGCCGGCCTGCTCGCCCACGAGCCGGCCCGCGCCTATCTCGGCACTCTGCTGACGGACCGCGCCGCCGCCCTGGAGCCCGCCGCATGA
- a CDS encoding SDR family NAD(P)-dependent oxidoreductase → MNRSEGHLTPQIDLDAIDRLFNIQGLRVFLPGGYGALGEAIALAMTRHGADVAIAGPSEAKALALADRLRGQGVEAHGFALDARHPAAIAEATDRAAEAMGGIDVLVNCVGIQREQRLMDVDEATFDSIYETNLKSAMFLGQAVARHQIAQGAGGRQIHLLSVRSQLALRNRGYSAYCATKGGLVMLVKQHAMELAEHNITVNGVAPTFIQSERIRPHLEREGFRDFILDRNPLGRIGDPVEVVGQVITFAAPAGSYMTGQVVYIDGGVTASQ, encoded by the coding sequence ATGAACCGCTCCGAAGGGCACCTGACGCCGCAGATCGACCTCGACGCGATCGACCGGCTTTTCAACATCCAAGGGCTGCGCGTCTTCCTGCCCGGCGGCTACGGAGCGCTCGGCGAGGCGATCGCCTTGGCGATGACGCGGCACGGCGCCGATGTCGCCATCGCTGGCCCGAGCGAGGCCAAGGCGCTAGCGCTAGCGGATAGGCTGCGCGGGCAGGGCGTCGAGGCTCATGGCTTCGCGCTGGATGCGCGCCATCCGGCCGCGATCGCGGAGGCGACCGACCGCGCCGCCGAGGCGATGGGCGGCATCGACGTGCTCGTCAACTGCGTCGGCATCCAGCGCGAGCAAAGGCTGATGGATGTCGACGAGGCGACCTTCGACAGCATCTACGAGACCAACCTCAAATCGGCGATGTTCCTGGGCCAGGCGGTGGCGCGCCACCAGATCGCGCAGGGAGCCGGAGGCCGCCAGATCCACCTGCTCTCGGTGCGCTCGCAACTGGCGCTGCGCAATCGCGGCTATTCGGCCTACTGCGCCACCAAGGGCGGCCTCGTCATGCTGGTCAAGCAGCATGCGATGGAACTCGCAGAACACAACATCACCGTCAACGGCGTTGCACCGACCTTCATCCAGTCCGAGCGGATCCGCCCTCATCTCGAGCGCGAGGGTTTCCGCGACTTCATCCTCGATCGCAACCCGCTCGGCCGGATCGGCGATCCCGTCGAGGTTGTCGGGCAGGTCATCACCTTCGCTGCGCCGGCCGGCAGCTACATGACGGGCCAGGTCGTCTATATCGACGGCGGCGTGACGGCGAGCCAATGA
- the araD gene encoding L-arabinonate dehydratase, with protein sequence MTATPLRSARWFDTDDLRGFGHRSRLMQMGYGIEDWNGRPVIAIVNTWSDINPCHAHFRQRVEDVKRGVLQAGGFPLELPAISLSENFVKPTTMLYRNLLAMETEELLRSHPVDGAVLMGGCDKTTPGLILGAISADLPAIFLPAGPMLRGNLRGEVLGSGSDAWKYCDERRAGRIDAQEWQAVEAGIARSYGHCMTMGTASTMTAIAEAMGLTLSGASSIPAADSGHIRMATETGRRIVAMVGEDLRPSAVLTRASFENAVAVAMAMGCSTNAIIHLIAMARRAGQDIGLADFEAASRIIPVLANIRPSGERYLMEDFYYAGGLPGLMSRLTRHLSLDALTIEGRTLGAAIEAAPVWNDDVIRPLDRPVSAEPALAVLYGNIAPLGCVMKPSAAEPHLLDHTGPALVFDNYAQMKAEIDDPDLAVTADTILVMRGAGPQGGPGMPEWGMLPIPKKLLKQGVRDMLRVSDARMSGTSYGACILHVAPEAHIGGPLALVRSGDLIRVDVAARSIDLCVDAAELELRRATLTRPEPRFERGYGWMFSRHIGQAHEGCDFDFLETSFGAPVGEPDIL encoded by the coding sequence ATGACGGCAACGCCGCTTCGCAGCGCCCGCTGGTTCGACACCGACGACCTTCGTGGCTTCGGCCATCGCTCGCGCCTGATGCAGATGGGCTACGGCATCGAGGACTGGAACGGCCGGCCGGTCATCGCGATCGTCAACACCTGGTCGGACATCAACCCCTGCCACGCGCATTTCCGCCAGCGCGTCGAGGATGTGAAGCGCGGCGTGCTGCAAGCCGGCGGCTTTCCGCTGGAGCTGCCCGCGATCTCGCTCTCGGAGAATTTCGTCAAGCCGACGACGATGCTCTATCGCAACCTCCTGGCGATGGAGACCGAGGAGCTGCTGCGCTCGCATCCGGTCGACGGCGCCGTGCTAATGGGCGGCTGCGACAAGACCACACCCGGCCTGATCCTCGGCGCGATCAGCGCCGACCTCCCGGCCATCTTCCTGCCTGCCGGGCCGATGCTGCGCGGCAACCTGCGTGGCGAGGTGCTGGGCTCGGGCTCCGATGCCTGGAAGTATTGCGACGAGCGCCGCGCCGGCAGGATCGATGCGCAGGAGTGGCAGGCGGTCGAGGCCGGCATCGCACGCTCCTACGGCCACTGCATGACGATGGGCACGGCCAGCACCATGACCGCCATCGCCGAGGCGATGGGGCTGACGCTGTCCGGGGCCTCCTCGATCCCCGCCGCCGATTCCGGCCATATCCGCATGGCGACGGAGACCGGCCGGCGCATCGTCGCGATGGTCGGCGAGGACCTGCGGCCCTCGGCCGTACTGACGCGCGCCTCGTTCGAGAACGCCGTCGCGGTCGCCATGGCTATGGGCTGCTCGACCAACGCGATCATCCACCTCATCGCGATGGCCCGCCGCGCGGGCCAGGATATCGGTCTTGCCGATTTCGAGGCGGCGAGCCGGATCATTCCGGTGCTGGCCAACATCCGCCCCTCCGGCGAGCGCTATCTGATGGAGGATTTCTACTATGCGGGCGGCCTGCCTGGACTGATGAGCCGGCTGACACGGCATCTGTCTCTCGATGCGCTGACGATCGAGGGGCGAACGCTCGGGGCTGCGATCGAGGCCGCGCCGGTCTGGAACGACGACGTCATCCGGCCCCTGGACAGGCCAGTCTCGGCGGAGCCTGCGCTGGCCGTGCTCTATGGCAATATCGCGCCGCTGGGCTGTGTGATGAAGCCGTCGGCGGCCGAGCCGCATCTGCTCGACCATACCGGACCTGCGCTCGTCTTCGACAACTACGCGCAGATGAAGGCTGAAATCGACGACCCCGATCTCGCCGTAACCGCCGACACGATCCTAGTGATGCGCGGCGCCGGCCCACAGGGCGGCCCCGGCATGCCGGAATGGGGCATGCTGCCGATCCCGAAGAAGCTCCTGAAGCAGGGCGTGCGCGACATGCTGCGCGTCTCCGATGCCCGCATGTCCGGCACGAGCTACGGTGCATGCATCCTGCATGTCGCGCCCGAGGCCCATATCGGCGGCCCGCTCGCCCTTGTCCGCAGCGGCGATCTCATCCGTGTCGATGTCGCGGCGCGCAGCATCGATCTCTGTGTCGACGCAGCCGAGCTGGAACTCCGGCGCGCCACGCTGACGCGTCCGGAACCGCGCTTCGAGCGCGGCTATGGCTGGATGTTCTCGCGCCATATCGGCCAGGCCCATGAGGGCTGCGACTTCGATTTCCTCGAGACCTCGTTCGGAGCGCCCGTTGGCGAGCCGGACATCCTGTGA
- a CDS encoding NAD-dependent succinate-semialdehyde dehydrogenase, with protein MSNLEPKLLIGGEFRTATALPPLSVLNPCTEEQLWTAPRAGAAEVEEALHHARAALKTWSRVHGWGRAKVLRGIARAMEARKGALASALSYEIGRPISQSEGEVLIAIEQFDWFAGEAERLFGETIPSRQGGRLATALEPVGIVAAFTAWNFPINLLARKIAPALAAGCPIICRPSEQTLLTSTLIAEACAAGGAPAGTVQMLFGPAETITPALMAAEDVRKISLTGSTRVGQMLLAEAAKTVKRCSMELGGHAPVVICEDADVDNAAALCAQFKFRNAGQVCIAPNRFYVHESLAERFASGMVKAAEALVLGDSHDRATTMGPLTLASQRDRVEALSADTETSGARRLTGGRRLAGRNKGYFFEPTVFADVPDEARIMRDEPFGPLAPIATFRDFDDAIERANSTPYGLAAYGFTSSQRYAEALSAGLHAGMVGVNTFMIAHAEAPFGGINHSGMGREGGRQAIHDYLNVKLTHFIST; from the coding sequence ATGTCCAACCTTGAGCCCAAGCTTCTGATCGGGGGCGAGTTCCGGACGGCCACCGCGCTGCCGCCGCTTTCCGTTCTCAATCCCTGCACGGAAGAACAGCTCTGGACGGCGCCTCGCGCGGGTGCTGCCGAAGTGGAGGAGGCGCTCCATCACGCGCGGGCCGCGCTCAAGACCTGGTCGAGGGTGCATGGCTGGGGGCGGGCCAAGGTGCTACGCGGCATCGCCCGGGCGATGGAGGCGCGCAAGGGGGCGCTGGCGAGCGCCTTGTCCTATGAGATCGGCCGGCCGATCTCCCAGTCCGAAGGCGAGGTCCTGATCGCGATCGAGCAGTTCGACTGGTTCGCCGGCGAGGCTGAACGCCTCTTCGGCGAGACGATCCCCTCGCGCCAGGGCGGACGGCTGGCCACGGCGCTGGAACCGGTCGGCATCGTCGCCGCCTTCACCGCCTGGAATTTTCCGATCAACCTGCTGGCGCGCAAGATCGCTCCCGCGCTCGCCGCCGGCTGCCCGATCATCTGCCGGCCGTCCGAACAGACACTGCTGACCTCGACGCTGATCGCCGAAGCCTGCGCCGCCGGCGGCGCGCCGGCCGGCACCGTCCAGATGCTGTTCGGCCCGGCCGAGACGATCACCCCGGCCCTGATGGCGGCCGAGGACGTCCGCAAAATCTCGCTCACCGGCTCGACGCGCGTCGGCCAGATGCTGCTCGCGGAAGCCGCCAAGACCGTCAAGCGCTGCTCGATGGAGCTCGGCGGCCACGCGCCCGTCGTGATCTGCGAGGATGCCGACGTCGACAATGCGGCGGCGCTATGTGCGCAGTTCAAGTTCCGCAATGCCGGCCAGGTCTGTATCGCCCCGAACCGCTTCTACGTGCATGAGAGCCTGGCCGAGCGCTTCGCCAGCGGCATGGTCAAGGCCGCCGAGGCGCTGGTGCTTGGCGACAGCCACGACCGGGCGACGACCATGGGGCCGCTGACACTCGCCAGCCAGCGCGACCGGGTCGAAGCGCTGTCAGCTGACACTGAAACCTCTGGCGCGCGACGCCTTACTGGCGGACGGCGCCTCGCCGGCCGGAACAAGGGTTACTTTTTCGAGCCGACGGTTTTCGCCGATGTGCCCGATGAGGCCCGCATCATGCGCGACGAGCCCTTTGGCCCGCTGGCACCAATCGCCACCTTCCGCGACTTCGACGATGCGATCGAGCGGGCGAATTCGACTCCCTATGGGCTCGCCGCCTATGGCTTCACGTCCAGCCAACGCTACGCCGAGGCGCTGAGCGCCGGCCTCCACGCCGGCATGGTCGGGGTCAACACCTTCATGATCGCCCATGCCGAGGCCCCGTTCGGCGGCATCAACCATTCCGGCATGGGGCGCGAAGGCGGCCGTCAGGCGATCCACGATTATCTCAACGTCAAACTCACGCATTTCATCTCGACGTGA
- a CDS encoding DUF1127 domain-containing protein, translating to MYALKSDLLYDIDDLTDTLRPRTKSVLDRLVGRMAVGQILGEQFLYEVHGPFVPPHRKPARRSLTTRLIEALSGRLRRIAFGVQLRHAANALSGLDDRMLKDIGISRSEIEFSVRQIDPRP from the coding sequence ATGTATGCGCTGAAAAGCGATCTTCTCTACGACATCGATGACCTGACCGACACGCTGCGGCCTCGCACTAAGTCGGTGCTCGACCGGCTGGTTGGACGCATGGCAGTTGGGCAAATCCTCGGAGAGCAGTTTCTCTATGAGGTCCATGGTCCCTTCGTCCCACCTCATCGCAAGCCTGCCCGGCGCTCTCTGACGACCAGGCTGATCGAGGCGCTGTCGGGACGGCTGCGCAGGATCGCCTTTGGGGTGCAGTTACGCCACGCGGCAAACGCATTGTCGGGTCTCGACGACAGGATGCTGAAGGATATCGGCATCAGCCGTTCGGAGATCGAGTTCAGCGTTCGGCAAATCGATCCGCGGCCGTGA